In Labrus bergylta chromosome 6, fLabBer1.1, whole genome shotgun sequence, the following proteins share a genomic window:
- the LOC109987953 gene encoding receptor-transporting protein 3-like, with product MAEPEWTSIFQNYATSMREGDSWCLQFDNTLVPNSPKPGWQQYIKNTGARFLCTKCGRSWPSNRVMVVFHMQLKDGQGVVKVRRFRQDCKKCKEAPMEKPSITPDNINILMESLVEKIRIKCYHEDLGKANRPFQKLDVKSPHEPTHCEACREGICTQEMQM from the exons ATGGCTGAACCGGAGTGGACAAGTATCTTCCAGAATTATGCAACAAGTATGAGAGAAGGAGATTCCTGGTGTCTTCAATTTGACAATACTCTTGTTCCTAATAGCCCAAAGCCAGGCTGGCAGCAGTATATCAAGAACACAGGTGCAAG GTTCCTATGCACCAAGTGTGGAAGAAGCTGGCCTTCCAACAGAGTGATGGTGGTCTTCCACATGCAGCTAAAAGATGGCCAGGGTGTCGTCAAGGTGAGGCGTTTCCGTCAGGACTGCAAGAAATGCAAAGAAGCTCCTATGGAGAAGCCCAGTATTACCCCTGACAACATCAACATCCTCATGGAGAGCCTGGTGGAGAAGATCAGAATAAAATGCTACCATGAAGACCTGGGCAAAGCTAACCGTCCGTTCCAAAAGCTGGATGTCAAAAGTCCCCATGAGCCCACTCATTGTGAGGCCTGTAGGGAAGGCATCTGTACACAGGAGATGCAAATGTGA